From the Lathyrus oleraceus cultivar Zhongwan6 chromosome 3, CAAS_Psat_ZW6_1.0, whole genome shotgun sequence genome, the window AAAAATAAGCATAGTTATTCAAATATATTATGATCTGGCCGATGAAAATATCAAATATTATGTAATGTTGTACTCAAATCTTGAAGGGCTCCAAGGAAGATTTCCCATCAAGGCCTTTTGTATAATAATGTGCCAAAAATTCTTTTATAGTAACGTCTTTGAAGATTCTGGGGGTTTCTTCTGAAATTAACTCCTTAAGAGGACCATAAATCTTTAATTCACCTTCAATTGGGTCAGGCGAATTTATAAAGAAGCTTGCAACAGAAATTCTTGGGCCTTCTTTCTTTGATAAGACTCTATGATAAACACTTGCAAACCTGCCATTTGAGATAAGCTGCAACAACATAAAAGAAAATGTCATTAAATTGGACAACATGTTAATAATAATGTAAGAGTCTATGAAAATACATAAGATAAGAACAACTTATAATACGTACTCTTAGAAGATCTCCTATGTTTACAACAAGAgctccatgaattggaggaacGTTGACCCATTTACCCTCATGAAGAATTTGAAGACCACCAATATGGTCTTGCAGAAGTATTGTGATGAAGTCGGCATCAGTGTGACTGGAAGCGCCCAAAGTTAGTTCGGGTTCAGGGCATGGTGGATAGTAATGACCCTGAATAGAGTGTCCTTCCGCACAATTAAAGTCTTTGAGAAAAGAAGGGTTGAGTCCTAGTGCCTCTGACAACAACTCAAACATAGTGAAACCCAAATCATTAATTTTTTGGGAATACTCAATCACAATGTCTCTGCATGTATGAAACTAACTCATCAGTGGTTAAAATAGTTTTAATGTTGAGCTtcaaaatatatattttttaaacatAAAAACATATATAACTCATATGTCAAACTCTAAGTATACAATGAAATATGATTATGATTTGTACCGGCATAATAATGGTATTTCTTCTGGTTTGAATGGATTAGGAGAAATAGTAAAACCGAATGAATCTCTCCAATTTGTAGGTTGACCACTAAAAGGTGATCCGTTTGAGAAATACGTAACTTTTTTACTTGTATCACGTGTGTAAAACTCTCTCCTTACATCAGGATCTTGTTCATGAAACCTACGAACTCCCTCAATCATTCCATCTAAGACAATAGCTGAAATTCCATGATTAATCACTTGAAAAAATCCCCATTCACAACATGCACTTCGAATTTCGCTAATTACCTCTACCCGCCTAGCTGGGTTGTTGTGTATGTCTTTAAGATCTATAATGGGAACATTAAACTTGATGTCTGTTGCTGAGTTTTCATCAATGTTCTGCTTCCCAGTGTGAAAAATGCGTGGGATCTTTGACACCCCAGACTCCATCAAACCTTTGACACCTTCTTTTGAATCATCAAAAGCTTTCACTTCAGCAATTTTCTCTGAACTTAAATTATTGAACTCCTCTAATTGCTTTGATTTTTCTACCACCATGTTCAGAGTGAAATGGTAGCACACTCTTTTGTCTCTAACGTAAAATGTAGATGTGATATTGAGAGATTTTGTTAAGAGAGAACGTTAATATAGGGTTGGACATGAGAGAacattaaaataaaaaataaaattataatttgGTTATTCTATTTTCAAACCAAAAATTAAAAATTTCACTTTTCCCTTAACCTTCCATTTTCTcatatattttataaaaaatatatgGTATACTATTAATCTTAAATAGgtataaaaaaatattttatttaaaataagtAAAATTTTATAACAGATATTTATTCTATATTAAAAGAAACTTCCATTTTCCTTCcttaaaaaaattctaattttCTCCATATATTGTATACAAATAAAATTGTCCTTTTTTAAATTCTATTAAAAATATCTTTTTTTCCTTTCAATAATCTGTATTTATCATTGAAGTAAATATAGTATTAGAGAAAATGTCCATAGAGAGTGttttacttttaaaaaaaataatatatcaAAAGAGCTTTTTGTGAAATTACTTTTATTTTTAGATTTCTATTTAAGTGatcaaattttaatttttaattaatgCTTTAAACTAATCTTTTATTGTCAACAATATTCATTTGTTGTATTGTATACACAATTTTTGTAGTCAATTTATAATACTT encodes:
- the LOC127127768 gene encoding 1-aminocyclopropane-1-carboxylate oxidase homolog 12 gives rise to the protein MVVEKSKQLEEFNNLSSEKIAEVKAFDDSKEGVKGLMESGVSKIPRIFHTGKQNIDENSATDIKFNVPIIDLKDIHNNPARRVEVISEIRSACCEWGFFQVINHGISAIVLDGMIEGVRRFHEQDPDVRREFYTRDTSKKVTYFSNGSPFSGQPTNWRDSFGFTISPNPFKPEEIPLLCRDIVIEYSQKINDLGFTMFELLSEALGLNPSFLKDFNCAEGHSIQGHYYPPCPEPELTLGASSHTDADFITILLQDHIGGLQILHEGKWVNVPPIHGALVVNIGDLLRLISNGRFASVYHRVLSKKEGPRISVASFFINSPDPIEGELKIYGPLKELISEETPRIFKDVTIKEFLAHYYTKGLDGKSSLEPFKI